The following are encoded together in the Gilvimarinus sp. DA14 genome:
- a CDS encoding NAD(P)/FAD-dependent oxidoreductase encodes MSEQKKNIAVIGAGVSGLCCAYLLSRHHNVTVFEKASEIGGHTATKKVATDEGDYWIDTGFIVYNDRTYPNFIKLMQELGVAGQKTDMGFSVSCETTGYEYAGTSIQGLFAQKRNVFKPTHWQMLTDIVKFNRQCTELFRREAIDSSLTLADFVAREGYSSQFINFYLFPMVSAIWSSGTETAAQMPLEFFIRFFHNHGLLTITDQPQWYTLVGGSHAYLAPLVQPFKDAIVTDARIQTVTREANRILIQHQDGRIDEFDEVVFACHSDQALAMLGDASAQENSILGSIPYKDNRVVLHSDQSLLPKRHSAWASWNYCIPKNDNDATLLTYNMNILQRLAAEQTFCVTVNPGDRIDPNKIYGEYDYAHPVFTQQSVAAKARWREISAQNHTHYCGAYWHNGFHEDGVVSALRVAKDFGVSL; translated from the coding sequence ATGAGTGAACAGAAAAAGAATATCGCCGTTATTGGTGCGGGGGTTAGTGGACTTTGTTGTGCTTATCTGCTCAGCCGGCATCACAATGTCACTGTGTTCGAGAAAGCCAGCGAAATTGGCGGTCACACAGCAACCAAAAAGGTAGCAACGGACGAGGGTGACTACTGGATTGATACCGGTTTTATTGTCTACAACGACAGAACCTACCCAAACTTTATTAAATTGATGCAAGAGCTGGGTGTGGCAGGGCAGAAGACCGATATGGGTTTCAGCGTTAGTTGTGAAACCACCGGTTATGAATATGCAGGCACATCAATACAGGGATTGTTTGCGCAAAAGCGAAATGTATTTAAGCCGACGCACTGGCAAATGCTTACCGATATCGTCAAATTTAACCGCCAGTGCACCGAGCTCTTCCGTCGCGAGGCGATTGATTCCAGCCTTACGCTTGCGGATTTCGTGGCAAGGGAGGGCTACAGCAGCCAGTTTATCAATTTCTACCTGTTTCCCATGGTGTCGGCGATTTGGTCATCGGGCACCGAAACAGCGGCGCAAATGCCTCTGGAATTCTTTATTCGATTTTTCCACAATCACGGTCTACTTACGATTACCGATCAACCTCAGTGGTATACCTTAGTGGGAGGCTCGCACGCATACCTGGCCCCATTAGTTCAACCGTTTAAAGACGCAATTGTTACCGATGCCCGCATTCAAACGGTTACTCGCGAGGCCAACCGCATTTTAATCCAGCACCAGGACGGCCGTATCGATGAATTCGATGAAGTCGTGTTCGCCTGCCACAGTGATCAGGCTCTCGCCATGCTAGGTGATGCCAGCGCGCAAGAAAATTCGATACTGGGCAGCATTCCCTACAAAGACAATCGTGTTGTCTTGCACAGTGATCAATCGCTATTGCCAAAGCGCCATAGTGCTTGGGCGAGCTGGAATTACTGTATCCCCAAGAATGATAATGATGCGACCTTACTGACGTACAATATGAACATATTGCAAAGGCTTGCGGCAGAGCAAACCTTTTGCGTTACCGTAAACCCGGGTGATCGTATCGACCCTAATAAAATATACGGGGAGTACGACTACGCCCACCCTGTTTTTACCCAGCAAAGTGTTGCAGCAAAAGCCCGTTGGCGGGAGATTAGCGCACAAAACCATACCCATTATTGTGGCGCCTACTGGCACAATGGATTTCACGAAGATGGCGTGGTGTCTGCACTGCGAGTCGCGAAAGATTTTGGAGTGTCCCTGTGA
- the ccmE gene encoding cytochrome c maturation protein CcmE, with translation MHPVRKQRLFIVLALVVLSSIAIGLLVFALRENINLFYPPAKFSTDEVPRDVRLRAGGCVQPGSVVRDEDSLQVQFELVDPAGRLTVNYEGILPDLFAEGEAAVVNGIWRDDNIFYADQVLAKHDENYMPPEVAEAMNNGEKHQATCEEAKYDS, from the coding sequence ATGCATCCAGTCCGCAAACAGCGTTTATTTATAGTGCTCGCCCTGGTGGTGCTGTCGTCCATTGCCATTGGGCTTTTGGTGTTTGCCCTGCGCGAGAACATCAACTTGTTTTACCCGCCGGCAAAATTCAGCACCGATGAAGTGCCGCGCGATGTGCGCCTGCGCGCAGGTGGTTGTGTGCAGCCAGGCAGCGTGGTGCGCGACGAAGATTCGCTTCAGGTGCAATTTGAATTGGTCGATCCTGCCGGTCGGCTGACTGTTAACTACGAAGGCATCTTGCCCGACCTGTTTGCCGAGGGTGAGGCCGCTGTGGTTAATGGCATCTGGCGCGACGACAACATTTTTTACGCCGACCAGGTTCTCGCCAAGCACGATGAAAACTATATGCCGCCCGAAGTGGCTGAGGCCATGAATAACGGCGAAAAACATCAGGCTACCTGCGAAGAGGCCAAATATGATTCCTGA
- the ccmB gene encoding heme exporter protein CcmB encodes MSELPQVARSSWRTIVSRDLKLIWRQRSDMINPLVFYLITITLLPLGVDPSRQLLGSIAPGMLWIMALLATLLSLDSLFRSDYEDGSLVQFQLSAQPLFLTVLGKVTAYWLTTGLPLALISPLLGIMLALPDGGYIALVLSLLLGTAIMSLIGALGAALTVCLNSGGLILTLVVMPLYLPVLIIGANCVSSAVAGFGYQRELALLGAGLAMALIVMPAAIAGALKISANQ; translated from the coding sequence ATGTCTGAATTACCGCAAGTCGCTCGTAGCAGTTGGCGCACTATCGTATCGCGCGATCTCAAGCTGATTTGGCGCCAGCGCAGCGACATGATTAATCCGCTGGTGTTTTACCTGATCACCATAACGCTATTGCCCCTGGGGGTTGATCCTTCCCGCCAGCTGTTGGGCAGTATCGCCCCGGGTATGCTGTGGATTATGGCGCTGTTAGCGACTTTGCTGTCGCTGGACTCCTTGTTTCGCAGTGATTATGAAGACGGCAGCCTGGTTCAGTTCCAGCTTTCGGCCCAGCCTTTATTTCTCACGGTACTTGGCAAGGTGACCGCTTATTGGCTCACCACCGGTTTGCCTTTGGCGCTTATCTCGCCGCTGCTGGGAATAATGCTGGCATTGCCCGACGGGGGTTACATTGCACTGGTGTTATCCCTACTATTGGGCACCGCGATTATGAGTCTGATTGGCGCCTTGGGTGCGGCACTGACCGTATGCCTGAACTCCGGCGGCCTGATTCTAACCTTGGTAGTCATGCCGCTGTACTTGCCTGTGCTGATCATCGGCGCCAATTGCGTCAGCAGTGCTGTGGCAGGTTTTGGTTACCAGCGTGAACTGGCACTGCTGGGCGCGGGGTTAGCCATGGCGCTTATTGTTATGCCGGCGGCCATTGCCGGCGCGTTAAAAATATCCGCCAATCAATAA
- a CDS encoding cyclopropane-fatty-acyl-phospholipid synthase family protein gives MTESSTRKGIAGFSAHRSRTFSYREQVAKKLVLKTLKKLRHGCLRIHEHDDCYTFGERPQSAELVADIHVHDPAAYADVAFSGSVGSGEAYMSGYWSTPNLTSVVRIFVRNMDALDAMDQGQSRLSKMILRLFAYFKRNSKEGARRNISAHYDLGNDFFSLFLDEKLMYSSAIFPDASASLEQAAEHKLHTICEKLELKPSDHLLEIGTGWGGMAIYAAQHYGCKVTTTTISAEQYEYAKQKVAALGLNDKITLLFDDYRDLQGQYDKLVSVEMIEAVGYEHYPKYFEVCSGLIKDDGLMLLQAITIADQRYEMAKNSVDFIQRYIFPGGGLPSVSKVLALMGDVTKLNLLSFEDIGLDYAKTLKCWRERFLQQLPQVREQGFDDRFIRLWEYYLCYCEGGFVERSIGTGQFLFAGPDYRHG, from the coding sequence GTGACTGAATCGTCCACACGCAAAGGTATCGCCGGCTTCAGCGCCCACAGATCCAGGACCTTTAGCTATCGCGAACAGGTGGCCAAGAAGCTGGTGCTGAAAACACTGAAAAAACTACGGCACGGCTGTTTGCGTATTCATGAACATGATGATTGCTACACCTTTGGTGAGCGGCCTCAATCCGCTGAGCTGGTGGCGGATATTCATGTTCACGATCCAGCCGCCTACGCCGATGTGGCTTTCTCCGGCTCTGTGGGCTCGGGTGAGGCCTATATGTCGGGCTACTGGTCGACTCCTAATCTGACCAGTGTGGTGCGTATATTTGTGCGCAATATGGATGCGCTGGATGCAATGGACCAGGGGCAGTCGCGCCTGAGTAAAATGATCTTGCGCCTTTTTGCCTATTTCAAACGAAATTCAAAAGAGGGTGCCCGGCGTAATATCAGTGCCCACTATGACTTGGGTAACGATTTTTTCTCTTTGTTTTTGGATGAAAAGTTAATGTACTCGTCGGCTATTTTTCCCGATGCCAGTGCGAGCCTTGAGCAAGCCGCCGAACATAAGCTGCACACCATTTGTGAAAAGCTCGAACTGAAACCTTCCGATCATTTGTTGGAAATTGGCACCGGGTGGGGCGGAATGGCCATTTATGCGGCGCAGCACTACGGCTGTAAGGTGACTACCACCACCATTTCGGCGGAACAGTATGAGTATGCCAAACAAAAAGTTGCCGCACTGGGGCTAAACGACAAGATTACTTTGCTGTTCGATGACTATCGCGATCTGCAGGGGCAATACGACAAGCTTGTGTCGGTAGAGATGATCGAGGCCGTGGGCTATGAGCACTATCCCAAGTACTTCGAAGTCTGCTCCGGATTAATAAAAGACGACGGATTGATGCTTCTCCAGGCCATTACCATTGCCGACCAGCGTTATGAAATGGCAAAAAATTCAGTGGACTTTATTCAACGCTACATTTTCCCTGGCGGTGGTTTACCCTCAGTGAGTAAAGTGCTTGCCTTGATGGGCGATGTGACCAAGCTCAATCTGCTGAGTTTTGAAGATATCGGCCTCGATTACGCCAAAACCTTGAAGTGCTGGCGCGAGCGCTTCTTGCAGCAGTTGCCCCAGGTTCGTGAGCAGGGCTTTGATGATCGTTTTATTCGTCTGTGGGAATATTACTTGTGTTATTGCGAGGGTGGTTTCGTGGAACGCAGTATCGGTACGGGCCAGTTTTTGTTCGCGGGCCCCGATTATCGTCATGGCTAA
- the ccmD gene encoding heme exporter protein CcmD: MPKFKFSSIAEFAAMDGHGIYVWSCTVIALVILTALLLHPLWLQKNQKRKIAQQLALKQYQQQRHKRPTVTE; the protein is encoded by the coding sequence ATGCCCAAGTTTAAATTTTCCTCTATTGCAGAGTTCGCCGCCATGGACGGCCACGGCATTTATGTTTGGAGCTGTACTGTTATTGCTCTGGTGATTTTAACCGCGCTGTTGCTGCACCCGCTGTGGCTGCAGAAAAACCAAAAGCGGAAAATCGCCCAGCAGCTGGCTCTCAAGCAGTATCAGCAACAACGCCATAAGCGTCCAACCGTTACCGAGTAG
- the ccmA gene encoding cytochrome c biogenesis heme-transporting ATPase CcmA, with product MSQWQDPAQIELRLHDLTCVRDDRVLFTQLQYNCCAGSVLQVLGFNGAGKTTLLHTLAGLMTPSSGTITWGGEAISGNRDYYRSMFYLGHQAPVKAALTVAENVQWLAQLRGQCPTSAALASALAQVDLEAYHDTSCGSLSAGQKRRVALAQLYLSDSPLWILDEPFTAIDKEGVGRLQQLLREHAERGGITILTSHQALALDDLNTLDLSEFQPDEAYAYV from the coding sequence ATGTCGCAGTGGCAAGACCCAGCCCAGATCGAACTTAGGCTACATGACCTGACCTGTGTGCGGGACGACCGGGTACTTTTTACTCAGTTGCAGTATAACTGTTGTGCTGGCAGCGTGTTGCAGGTGCTGGGTTTTAACGGCGCGGGTAAAACCACCTTGCTGCACACGCTAGCCGGGCTGATGACTCCCAGCAGTGGCACTATCACCTGGGGTGGTGAGGCAATCAGCGGCAACCGCGATTATTACCGCAGCATGTTTTATTTGGGCCACCAGGCGCCGGTAAAAGCGGCCTTAACTGTGGCCGAAAATGTGCAATGGTTGGCCCAGTTGCGCGGCCAGTGCCCTACGTCGGCCGCGCTTGCCAGCGCCCTGGCGCAAGTTGATCTGGAAGCCTACCACGATACCAGTTGTGGCAGTTTGTCGGCCGGTCAAAAGCGGCGGGTGGCGCTGGCTCAGTTGTATCTCAGCGATTCACCGCTATGGATTCTGGATGAGCCTTTCACCGCCATCGATAAAGAGGGGGTGGGGCGCTTACAGCAGCTGCTTCGCGAGCACGCCGAGCGCGGTGGCATCACGATTCTTACGTCACACCAGGCGCTGGCTTTGGATGACCTGAACACTCTCGATTTGTCGGAATTTCAGCCAGATGAGGCCTATGCCTATGTCTGA
- a CDS encoding heme lyase CcmF/NrfE family subunit — MIPELGHLALILALVLSAALFVLPMWGAYRLNQTLMLSARSLATGQLVMIGAAFVVLGWAFLQDDFSVSYVANHSNSLMPVKYKLSAIWGGHEGSLLLWIFILSGWTFAIAVFSRSLPLDMQARVLAVMGFVATGFLMFILFTSNPFDRILPLPPQEGADLNPLLQDPGLIFHPPLLYMGYVGFSSVFAFAIAALLTGKLDTAWARWSRPWATVAWAFLTVGIALGSWWAYYELGWGGWWFWDPVENASFMPWLVGTALIHSLAVTEKRGLFKSWTILLAIFAFSLSLLGTFLVRSGVLTSVHAFANDPERGLFILVFLAVVAGGSLLLFALRAPVVKSAPGFKLLSRETLLLANNILLVIAMITVLFGTLFPLVADALKLGKYSVGAPYFNMTFLPFITIICLLMGIAPESRWKRTDTKKVGRVLLAPAVASVLIGIAVPILLGDFTLTMAFAVFVGSWVALATLFDLWRKSRASEGRVNGLRKLSLSYWGMITAHLGIAVTVLGVCLNSHYADEQKVRMNLNQPVTVAGYQFTLEKLEQVRGPNYMADQAVVVMSKNEKVIQVLKPQKRRYFASGQIMTEVALDPGFFRDVYVALGDKINAESWAVRIHYMRFVRWIWLGALLMAAGGILAVIDKRYRKRVPKQAPEVAARVQEA; from the coding sequence ATGATTCCTGAGTTAGGTCACCTGGCGTTAATTCTGGCGTTGGTATTAAGCGCCGCGCTGTTTGTGTTGCCCATGTGGGGCGCCTACCGTTTAAACCAAACCTTAATGTTGTCGGCCAGGTCACTGGCCACCGGGCAGCTTGTAATGATTGGCGCAGCGTTTGTGGTGCTGGGCTGGGCATTCTTGCAAGACGATTTTTCCGTTTCCTATGTGGCCAATCACTCCAACTCGCTGATGCCGGTTAAATATAAACTCAGTGCGATCTGGGGTGGTCACGAAGGCTCACTACTGTTGTGGATTTTTATCCTCTCGGGCTGGACCTTTGCCATCGCGGTATTCAGCCGCTCTTTGCCTTTGGATATGCAAGCCCGGGTGCTGGCGGTGATGGGGTTTGTCGCCACCGGCTTTTTGATGTTTATTCTGTTTACCTCCAACCCCTTTGATCGGATTTTGCCACTGCCGCCGCAAGAGGGCGCCGATTTAAACCCGCTGCTGCAAGATCCGGGGCTGATATTTCATCCGCCGTTACTGTATATGGGCTATGTAGGGTTCAGCAGTGTTTTTGCTTTTGCCATTGCCGCCTTGTTAACCGGAAAACTGGATACCGCCTGGGCGCGCTGGTCGCGCCCCTGGGCAACCGTAGCCTGGGCGTTTTTAACCGTGGGCATTGCTTTAGGAAGCTGGTGGGCTTACTACGAACTCGGCTGGGGCGGCTGGTGGTTTTGGGACCCGGTGGAAAACGCTTCGTTTATGCCCTGGCTGGTGGGAACCGCACTGATACATTCATTGGCGGTTACCGAAAAACGCGGCCTGTTTAAAAGCTGGACAATCCTGCTGGCTATTTTTGCGTTTTCGCTAAGCTTGTTGGGAACCTTCCTGGTGCGTTCTGGCGTGCTCACTTCGGTACACGCGTTTGCCAACGACCCGGAGCGCGGTTTGTTTATTCTGGTGTTTCTTGCGGTGGTTGCCGGCGGCTCGCTACTGCTGTTTGCGCTGCGCGCGCCGGTAGTGAAAAGTGCGCCCGGGTTTAAATTACTGTCGCGGGAAACTTTGCTGTTGGCTAACAATATTTTGTTAGTTATCGCCATGATTACCGTTCTGTTTGGCACTCTGTTTCCGCTGGTGGCCGATGCGCTTAAATTGGGTAAATATTCGGTAGGTGCGCCTTACTTCAATATGACCTTCCTGCCATTTATCACCATCATTTGTCTCCTGATGGGTATTGCCCCAGAAAGCCGCTGGAAGCGAACCGATACGAAAAAAGTCGGCAGAGTTTTGCTCGCACCAGCCGTTGCAAGTGTGTTGATTGGTATTGCCGTACCAATACTGCTGGGTGATTTTACGCTGACAATGGCCTTTGCAGTCTTTGTCGGTAGCTGGGTGGCGCTTGCCACACTGTTTGATCTGTGGCGTAAAAGCCGCGCCAGCGAAGGTAGGGTAAATGGGCTGCGTAAACTGAGCTTAAGTTATTGGGGCATGATTACCGCGCATCTTGGTATTGCGGTTACAGTGCTCGGTGTGTGTCTAAACAGTCACTACGCCGACGAGCAAAAAGTCCGTATGAACCTCAATCAACCGGTCACCGTAGCCGGCTATCAATTTACCTTGGAAAAACTTGAGCAAGTTCGCGGCCCCAACTATATGGCCGATCAAGCCGTGGTGGTGATGAGTAAAAACGAAAAGGTGATTCAGGTGCTCAAGCCGCAAAAGCGGCGCTATTTTGCCAGCGGCCAGATTATGACTGAAGTGGCATTAGACCCGGGCTTTTTCCGCGATGTTTATGTTGCCTTGGGCGATAAGATCAATGCCGAAAGTTGG
- a CDS encoding DUF1365 domain-containing protein: protein MSTPNPESAIYSGWVRHRRFTPKKHEFSYRQHLFFMDLDALPELFSQSRLWSFNKSNLGCFRREDYMAPVSQNLKDVVLQKAQAVIDTDAPCKVFLLANLRLWGFCFNPVSLYYVYQNSRLMAIVAEVNNTPWNERHCYLVPMDEKQRANDVRFSKKFHVSPFNPLAMDYHWFSSRPGEKLSVHMENHKQGVKHMDATLTLSKESWSAAHLNRILWRTPYNSIKVPIAIYWQALKLWLKRVPVYNHPGSDLAEEKHCD from the coding sequence GTGAGCACCCCAAACCCTGAAAGTGCTATTTACAGCGGGTGGGTAAGGCATAGACGTTTCACACCTAAAAAGCATGAATTTAGTTATCGGCAGCATTTATTTTTTATGGACTTAGATGCTCTGCCAGAGCTGTTTTCGCAAAGCCGTCTTTGGTCGTTCAATAAAAGCAATCTTGGCTGCTTTCGCCGCGAGGACTATATGGCGCCGGTCAGTCAGAACTTAAAAGACGTGGTTTTGCAGAAGGCGCAAGCTGTGATCGACACCGACGCTCCCTGCAAAGTGTTTTTGTTGGCTAATTTGCGACTCTGGGGGTTTTGTTTTAATCCTGTCAGTCTTTATTACGTTTATCAAAATTCCCGTTTGATGGCGATTGTTGCTGAGGTGAATAACACCCCTTGGAATGAGCGGCATTGTTATCTTGTTCCAATGGATGAGAAACAAAGAGCGAATGATGTGAGATTTTCCAAGAAATTTCATGTATCTCCGTTTAACCCCTTGGCAATGGATTATCACTGGTTTAGCAGCCGGCCGGGTGAAAAGCTCAGTGTGCACATGGAAAATCACAAGCAGGGCGTCAAGCACATGGACGCGACCCTGACGCTTAGCAAAGAATCATGGAGTGCCGCACATCTGAATCGCATTCTATGGCGTACACCCTACAATAGCATCAAAGTGCCGATCGCTATTTACTGGCAGGCACTAAAACTGTGGTTAAAGCGGGTGCCAGTGTACAACCACCCGGGCTCGGATTTGGCAGAGGAGAAACATTGTGACTGA
- a CDS encoding EscU/YscU/HrcU family type III secretion system export apparatus switch protein gives MSNTAELQELQKAVALYYDGKNSPVISAKGTGDLAAQIIELAQEYDVPLCDNPSLVDFLVTLELGDEIPEKLYLAVAYIIAFAYELKGEAPQS, from the coding sequence ATGAGCAATACCGCTGAGCTACAGGAACTGCAAAAGGCCGTCGCCCTCTATTACGATGGCAAAAACAGCCCGGTCATTAGCGCCAAGGGTACCGGAGATCTGGCGGCGCAAATCATCGAACTGGCGCAGGAGTATGACGTTCCTCTGTGTGACAACCCATCTCTGGTGGACTTTTTGGTCACCTTGGAGCTCGGCGATGAAATTCCGGAAAAGCTTTATCTAGCCGTGGCCTACATTATTGCTTTTGCCTACGAGCTTAAAGGAGAAGCGCCACAGAGCTAA
- the ccmC gene encoding heme ABC transporter permease CcmC, with product MAWQWFHKLGSPRWFYDNTSRWLTWFAPLSIALLLLGLSWGLAFAPVDAKQGNSYRIIYIHMPAAVLSLAGYYLMAIAGGIGLIWKMKLPFMVMQSAAYIGAAFTALTLITGSLWGYPTWGTFWEWDARNIFMLILLFLYLSIIMLGRVYPVRDAADKACAILALVGTVNVPIIYKSVDWWYSLHQPASIKFTGSSSIHPSMLYPLLLCILAYYCFYTLSLILYTRQEILAREARTKWVAELVSKQTANTKD from the coding sequence TTGGCTTGGCAATGGTTTCACAAATTGGGCTCGCCGCGCTGGTTTTACGACAATACCAGCCGCTGGCTGACATGGTTCGCACCGCTTAGCATTGCATTGCTGTTGCTTGGCTTGAGCTGGGGGCTGGCGTTTGCCCCCGTGGATGCCAAACAGGGCAATAGCTACCGCATAATTTATATTCACATGCCGGCGGCGGTATTGTCCTTGGCCGGTTATTACCTCATGGCCATTGCCGGCGGTATCGGATTAATCTGGAAAATGAAGCTGCCGTTTATGGTGATGCAGTCGGCCGCTTACATTGGCGCCGCGTTCACCGCCCTTACGCTCATTACCGGTTCGCTCTGGGGCTACCCTACCTGGGGAACTTTTTGGGAGTGGGATGCGCGCAATATTTTTATGCTGATCCTGCTGTTTTTGTATCTCAGCATCATCATGCTCGGGCGGGTCTACCCAGTGCGCGATGCCGCCGATAAAGCCTGTGCTATTTTGGCGTTGGTGGGCACGGTAAATGTGCCGATTATCTATAAATCGGTCGACTGGTGGTACAGCCTGCATCAGCCAGCCAGCATTAAATTCACCGGCTCCAGCAGCATTCACCCAAGCATGTTGTATCCGCTGCTGCTGTGCATTCTTGCCTATTACTGTTTCTATACCTTGTCGCTGATTCTATACACCCGTCAGGAGATACTTGCCCGTGAGGCAAGAACCAAATGGGTGGCAGAACTGGTAAGCAAGCAAACCGCGAATACAAAAGATTAG
- a CDS encoding SDR family oxidoreductase, whose translation MSSHPLAGRRVLITGGSKGLGLACVKQLLAQGCDVYAVARDVSPLESLKNQFGLQLTTLKADITDIESVERVASQIKGIDTLILNAGTCEYLDPGKVEAALCKRVIEVNLQGSINVLNACMGLLADSENAPHIVGISSLVTEAPLSRAEAYGASKAAVDYFLSSLRVDVYRRGIDVTIIKPGFIKTPLTAQNNFSMPFLMEADEAAAHVLKAIAQRRYLYKFPWQLSCALGIIGRLPTGLQLKLLQKMVRT comes from the coding sequence ATGAGTTCACATCCGTTAGCCGGTCGTCGCGTGCTGATCACCGGTGGCAGCAAAGGCCTGGGGCTGGCCTGTGTTAAGCAGCTTTTGGCTCAGGGCTGTGATGTTTACGCCGTGGCGAGAGATGTCAGCCCATTGGAAAGCTTGAAAAATCAATTCGGGCTGCAGTTGACAACGTTAAAAGCCGACATCACTGATATAGAAAGCGTAGAGCGTGTCGCGTCGCAGATAAAAGGAATCGATACCCTGATTTTGAATGCGGGTACCTGTGAATATCTGGACCCGGGTAAGGTCGAGGCAGCGCTGTGCAAGCGTGTCATTGAAGTGAACCTTCAAGGGTCCATCAATGTGCTCAATGCCTGTATGGGGCTTTTGGCCGATTCAGAAAATGCTCCTCACATTGTCGGTATCTCCAGCTTAGTGACCGAGGCTCCTCTGTCCAGGGCAGAGGCTTATGGTGCCTCTAAGGCAGCGGTCGACTATTTCTTGTCCAGCCTTAGGGTCGATGTTTACCGCCGGGGTATTGATGTCACCATTATTAAGCCCGGGTTTATTAAGACACCCTTAACCGCGCAGAATAACTTTTCTATGCCTTTTCTAATGGAGGCTGATGAAGCGGCCGCACATGTGCTAAAAGCCATTGCACAGCGGCGTTATCTGTATAAGTTTCCCTGGCAGCTGTCTTGCGCGTTGGGCATTATCGGCCGCTTGCCAACCGGACTCCAACTAAAGTTGCTGCAAAAAATGGTGCGCACTTAA
- a CDS encoding DUF2878 domain-containing protein, producing MANHYSFTIANAVAFQAGWFICLLAPLGWALAYTFVFAMLHFYLSKQRREDMFAVVIALILGFVHDTALLQADVLRYSSELQPLWLACLWFMLGMTLRHSLWIIYSRFWLASLLGAVAAALSYSAGVALSGVSWGYLGPVGALVIAALWLTVLPLHKAITDSLKVAAKA from the coding sequence ATGGCTAATCACTACAGTTTCACCATCGCCAATGCGGTGGCTTTTCAGGCTGGGTGGTTTATCTGCCTGCTCGCGCCGCTCGGCTGGGCATTAGCTTATACCTTTGTATTTGCAATGCTACATTTTTATCTTAGTAAGCAGCGTCGAGAGGATATGTTTGCGGTAGTTATCGCCTTGATTTTGGGCTTTGTGCACGACACTGCGCTGTTGCAAGCAGACGTGTTGCGCTACAGCTCCGAGCTGCAACCTCTATGGCTGGCTTGCCTGTGGTTTATGCTGGGCATGACGCTACGCCACTCACTCTGGATCATCTATTCGCGGTTTTGGTTGGCGAGTCTGCTGGGCGCCGTCGCAGCGGCTTTGTCCTACAGTGCCGGCGTCGCCTTAAGCGGGGTAAGCTGGGGCTACCTAGGCCCGGTGGGGGCGCTGGTGATCGCTGCCTTGTGGCTGACAGTCTTGCCGCTGCACAAAGCCATTACGGATTCTCTGAAAGTTGCTGCAAAAGCCTGA